The Cloeon dipterum chromosome 3, ieCloDipt1.1, whole genome shotgun sequence genome includes a region encoding these proteins:
- the Mgat3 gene encoding uncharacterized protein Mgat3, with protein sequence MRLRVLDGRWLSLLVLLAGQVVFTVYYVVVVAPLKPPLAPRPLAPGVNFVETPPTNVSAGHRPLSPPIPLSLFQLDRRKFFLGLNSSDCFLPGTELNFSKRIGRCQCQQGWHGQDCGLPEVILRAFMTAKYTEPPKLRRQPRRVICIVKWSSDTLTEILLSELEVVVDLFILDRKPDAKINKEKVLVLKSTDWAFIKTQLADLRYDDLVLSVADSEIPNPKALLFLKFYNGWPYEPITFRMRWSVFGFFWLHPQLTVLAGRVCSVGTLARNFKDNLKLMRASNEVLVVGDLNHFGGWKCQLCMDSAEDILREAQASKDKSWNLDGRRLDAEYVSDLVGQGLWMDGKMQLLRASPSREQDYFAPATVRNGNFGHLLHNFYEMNTY encoded by the exons TGGTAGTGGTGGCACCCCTGAAGCCGCCCCTTGCCCCCCGGCCCCTCGCCCCCGGCGTCAATTTCGTGGAGACACCACCCACGAACGTGTCCGCTGGCCACCGACCGCTCTCCCCACCGATCCCGCTCAGCCTCTTTCAGCTTGACCGCAGAAAGTTCTTCCTCGGGCTCAATTCAAGCGACTGCTTCCTGCCGGGCACTGAACTCAACTTCTCCAAGCGCATTGGCAGGTGCCAGTGCCAGCAGGGGTGGCATGGCCAAGACTGCGGCCTTCCAGAGGTCATTCTCAG AGCTTTCATGACAGCCAAGTACACTGAGCCACCTAAACTGCGCCGCCAACCACGCCGGGTGATCTGCATAGTTAAGTGGAGTTCAGACACCCTGACAGAAATCCTCCTGTCCGAACTGGAGGTTGTGGTCGACCTGTTTATCTTAGACAGAAAGCCCGACGCCAAAATCAACAAGGAGAAGGTGCTTGTTCTAAAAAGTACAGATTGGGCTTTCATAAAAACACAACTAGCAGACCTCAG GTACGATGACCTCGTCCTGAGCGTCGCTGACAGTGAGATTCCAAATCCTAAAGCGTTGCTGTTCCTCAAATTTTACAATGGTTGGCCTTACGAGCCAATCACATTCCGCATGAGGTGGTCCGTGTTTGGCTTTTTCTGGCTTCACCCCCAGTTGACCGTGTTGGCGGGTAGGGTCTGCTCTGTTGGAACGTTAGCCAGGAACTTCAAGGACAACCTAAAGTTGATGAG GGCCAGTAATGAAGTGCTTGTTGTGGGTGATCTGAACCATTTTGGAGGATGGAAGTGCCAGTTGTGCATGGACAGCGCCGAGGACATTTTGCGAGAAGCTCAAGCTAGCAAGGACAAGTCGTGGAACCTAGATGGGCGGCGCTTGGACGCGGAATACGTGTCTGACTTGGTCGGCCAGGGCTTGTGGATGGACGGCAAGATGCAACTGCTCCGGGCGAGCCCATCGAGGGAACAGGACTACTTTGCTCCAGCCACTGTGCGAAATGGTAACTTCGGCCATctcttgcacaatttttatgaGATGAACACCTACTGA